One bacterium DNA segment encodes these proteins:
- the amrB gene encoding AmmeMemoRadiSam system protein B, whose protein sequence is MPTVNVRPSALAGSWYPESPQALRQLAAGLLAGAEPRRLPPGRPVVLMVPHAGYAYSGRVAGRGWGLLRGLVSGYRRIVILAPNHHAALARISTPRWDAYATPLGEVPLDRAACARVAHNASFTEDTHAHAREHAEEIQLPLLQALTADPPPIVPLLVPRLSRALRYVAAEALAPWCDGATLFVVSTDLTHYGAMYGYVPFRDRVPERLRELDQGVLDAFLAWDAEALLAHAQRTGITMCGLEAAALVMSLPWPQRPRAAVVDYARSADRDGDFSLSVSYAAAVACLPAPVGS, encoded by the coding sequence ATGCCGACCGTCAACGTGCGCCCGAGCGCCTTGGCCGGTTCCTGGTACCCCGAGTCGCCGCAGGCGTTGCGGCAGCTCGCCGCGGGCCTGCTGGCCGGCGCCGAACCGCGGCGGCTGCCGCCGGGCCGGCCCGTCGTGCTGATGGTGCCCCACGCCGGCTACGCCTATTCCGGGCGGGTGGCGGGGCGCGGCTGGGGCCTGCTGCGCGGCCTGGTGAGCGGGTACCGGCGCATCGTGATCCTCGCCCCCAACCACCACGCCGCGCTGGCCCGCATCTCGACGCCGCGCTGGGACGCCTACGCCACGCCGCTGGGCGAGGTGCCCCTGGACCGGGCCGCCTGCGCGCGCGTCGCCCACAACGCCTCCTTCACCGAGGACACCCACGCCCACGCCCGGGAGCACGCGGAGGAGATCCAGCTCCCCCTGCTGCAGGCGCTGACCGCCGACCCGCCGCCGATCGTGCCGCTGCTGGTGCCGCGGCTCTCGCGGGCCCTACGCTACGTGGCCGCCGAGGCGCTGGCGCCCTGGTGCGACGGCGCCACCCTGTTCGTGGTCTCGACCGACCTGACGCACTACGGCGCCATGTACGGCTACGTCCCGTTCCGCGACCGCGTGCCCGAGCGGTTGCGCGAGCTGGACCAGGGCGTCCTGGACGCCTTCCTGGCGTGGGACGCGGAGGCCCTGCTCGCCCACGCGCAGCGCACCGGCATCACCATGTGCGGGCTGGAGGCCGCGGCCCTGGTGATGTCCCTGCCCTGGCCGCAGCGCCCGCGCGCCGCCGTGGTCGATTACGCCCGCAGCGCGGACCGCGACGGCGACTTCAGCCTCTCGGTGAGCTACGCCGCCGCCGTCGCCTGCCTGCCCGCGCCGGTGGGATCTTGA
- a CDS encoding STAS domain-containing protein, with protein MKISEKPQGEVMILQLSGKIMGGEDHELFHSQIKTLINEGYVDVVLNMGKVNWINSTGLGVLVSGYHTLKKNGGQMRICDVSGRIDNILNVTQLKLVFETYDNEAAALASLGHTG; from the coding sequence GTGAAGATTTCCGAGAAGCCCCAGGGCGAGGTCATGATCCTGCAGCTGTCGGGCAAGATCATGGGCGGCGAGGATCACGAGCTGTTCCACAGCCAGATCAAGACCCTCATCAACGAGGGCTACGTGGACGTGGTCCTGAACATGGGCAAGGTCAACTGGATCAACTCCACCGGCTTGGGCGTGCTCGTCTCCGGCTATCACACGCTGAAGAAGAACGGCGGGCAGATGCGGATCTGCGACGTGAGCGGCCGGATCGACAACATCCTGAACGTCACCCAGCTCAAGCTCGTGTTCGAGACCTACGACAACGAGGCCGCGGCCCTCGCTTCCCTGGGTCATACCGGTTGA
- a CDS encoding glycosyltransferase family 2 protein yields MRKLTATMIVRNEERRLPACLDSLAGVADALAILDTGSRDGTPALLAREEAAGRFAVRWESADVNDFGCARRRALALAGTPWALWIDADERLTDALREELRRRLADGSLEACDAWRIPVDTHVLGRRMTCRELSGRPHLRLFRTRGATFVDAAVHEGVTLPPGARIGDLAGPLDHHTMSSWPEYLRKVDCYTRLEAGRASRARAAWHLWVAAPATFWRQYVRRGCARDGWAGLVWAGTSALGAVLRDARTLARRG; encoded by the coding sequence ATGCGCAAGCTAACGGCGACGATGATCGTGCGCAACGAGGAACGCCGGCTGCCGGCGTGCCTCGATTCCCTGGCGGGCGTCGCCGACGCGCTGGCGATCCTGGACACCGGCAGCCGCGACGGCACGCCGGCCCTGTTGGCCCGCGAGGAAGCGGCCGGCCGCTTCGCCGTGCGCTGGGAGTCGGCGGACGTGAACGACTTCGGCTGCGCGCGTCGACGCGCCCTGGCGCTGGCGGGTACGCCCTGGGCCCTGTGGATCGACGCCGACGAGCGCCTCACCGATGCGCTGCGCGAGGAACTGCGACGACGCCTCGCCGACGGGTCGCTCGAAGCCTGCGACGCCTGGCGCATCCCCGTGGACACGCACGTCCTGGGCCGCCGCATGACCTGCCGCGAGCTGTCGGGCCGCCCCCACCTGCGCCTGTTCCGCACCCGGGGCGCGACGTTCGTGGACGCGGCGGTCCACGAGGGCGTGACCCTGCCCCCCGGCGCGCGGATCGGCGATCTCGCGGGCCCCCTCGACCACCACACCATGTCGTCCTGGCCGGAGTACCTGCGCAAGGTCGACTGCTACACGCGGCTGGAAGCGGGGCGCGCCTCGCGGGCACGGGCGGCCTGGCACCTGTGGGTCGCGGCGCCGGCCACGTTCTGGCGGCAGTACGTGCGCCGCGGCTGCGCGCGGGACGGCTGGGCGGGGCTGGTGTGGGCGGGGACGTCGGCGCTGGGTGCGGTGCTGCGGGACGCGCGCACCCTCGCGCGGCGCGGCTAG